From the Budorcas taxicolor isolate Tak-1 chromosome 1, Takin1.1, whole genome shotgun sequence genome, one window contains:
- the B3GNT5 gene encoding lactosylceramide 1,3-N-acetyl-beta-D-glucosaminyltransferase: MDVRMFVSGRRVKKWQFIQLFATCFVLSLMFFWISIDNHIVSHMKSYSYRYLINSYNFVNDSLSLKRSEEGVPRYQYLINHEDKCQAQDVLLLLFVKTAPENYNRRSAIRKTWGNEKYVCSQLNANIKTLFVLGTPSDPLTRERLQRRLVWEDQMYSDIIQQDFADSFYNLTLKFLLQFSWANRFCPHAKFLMTADDDIFIHMPNLIEYLQSLEQIGVQDFWIGRVHRGAPPVRDKRSKYYVSYEMYQWPAYPDYTAGAAYVISGDVAAKVYEASQTLNSSLYIDDVFMGLCANKIGIVPQYHVFFSGEGKTPYHPCIYEKMMTSHGHVEDLQDLWTDATDPKVKTISKGFFGQMYCRIIKIVLLCKLTYVDTYPCRAAFA, translated from the coding sequence ATGGACGTCAGAATGTTTGTTAGTGGCAGGAGAGTAAAAAAATGGCAGTTTATTCAGTTATTTGCCACTTGTTTTGTACTAAGCCTGATGTTCTTCTGGATATCGATCGATAATCACATCGTGAGCCATATGAAGTCCTACTCTTACAGATACCTCATAAATAGCTACAATTTTGTGAATGACAGCCTGTCTCTTAAGCGCAGCGAGGAGGGGGTTCCTCGTTACCAGTACTTGATTAACCATGAGGATAAGTGTCAAGCGCAAGATGTCCTGCTCTTACTGTTTGTAAAGACTGCGCCTGAAAATTACAATCGCCGTTCTGCCATTAGGAAAACATGGGGCAATGAAAAGTATGTTTGCTCTCAACTTAACGCCAACATCAAAACTCTGTTTGTCTTAGGAACACCTTCTGACCCACTGACAAGAGAAAGACTTCAGAGAAGGCTCGTTTGGGAAGATCAGATGTACAGTGATATAATTCAGCAAGACTTTGCTGATTCTTTCTATAATCTTACTCTTAAATTTCTTCTCCAGTTCAGTTGGGCAAATCGCTTTTGTCCACATGCCAAATTCCTCATGACTGCTGATGACGACATATTTATTCACATGCCAAATCTTATTGAATACCTTCAAAGTTTAGAACAAATTGGTGTTCAAGACTTTTGGATTGGTCGTGTTCACCGTGGTGCTCCTCCCGTTAGAGACAAACGCAGCAAATACTATGTTTCTTATGAAATGTACCAGTGGCCGGCTTACCCTGACTATACCGCTGGAGCCGCCTACGTGATCTCTGGTGATGTGGCTGCCAAAGTCTATGAGGCATCACAGACACTTAACTCTAGCCTTTACATAGACGATGTGTTCATGGGCCTCTGTGCCAACAAAATAGGGATAGTACCACAATACCATGTGTTTTTTTCTGGGGAAGGTAAAACCCCTTACCATCCTTGCATCTATGAAAAAATGATGACATCTCATGGGCATGTAGAAGACCTTCAGGACCTCTGGACGGATGCCACAGACccaaaagtaaaaacaatttcaaaaggtTTCTTTGGTCAGATGTACTGCAGAATAATTAAGATAGTTCTCCTTTGCAAACTGACCTATGTGGATACATATCCCTGTAGGGCTGCCTTTGCCTAA